GAGACGGCGCGCGTGGCGGTGGGCGGCGTCTTCGACGTGGCCGTGGAGCGGAAGCAGACCGATTTCAAGCAGATTTCCCGCGCGGAGAGCGAAACCACCGTGGAGATCACGCTGCGGAACCATCGCGCCAAGCCGATCGACGTCACGGTGGTGGAGCACGCGTACGGCGACTGGGAGATCGTCCAGTCCAGCCTGCCCGCGACCAAGAAGGACGCGAACAGCTTCGAGTTCAGCGCGCGGTGCGCCCCCGAGCGGCCGACGGTCGTGACGTACACCCTGCGGACGCGGGTTCCGGGGCCTCGGTGACCGGGGTGGTGGACCGGGACGCGCCCGCCTCGTCGTTCAAGCTTCACGCGCCCTACGACCCGCGCGGCGACCAGCCGCGCGCCATCCGCGAGCTGACCGAGGGGGTCCGCCGCGGCGACCGCTTCCAGACGCTGCTCGGCGTCACCGGATCGGGGAAGACCTTCACCATGGCGAACGTCATCGCCGCGGCGAACCGCCCGACGCTGGTCATCTCCCACAACAAGACGCTCGCCGCGCAGCTCTACGGCGAGTTCAAGTCGTTCTTCCCCGAGAACGCGGTCGGCTATTTCGTGTCCTATTACGACTACTACCAGCCCGAGGCCTACGTCCCGCAGACGAACACCTACATCGAGAAGGACGCCTCGATCAACGACGACATCGACCGCCTGCGCCTGCACGCCACGAGCGCCTTATTGGAGCGGCGGGACGTGGTCATCGTCGCGAGCGTCTCGTGCATCTACGGTTTGGGCTCTCCCGAGGATTTCCAGCGGGAGCGGCTCTTCATCCAGCTCGGCGAGACGGTCACGCGCGAGCGGATCCTCGAGCACCTAGTGCACAGCCAGTACAAGCGCGGCGACCTGGAGCTGGCGCGCGGGACGTTTCGCGCGCGGGGGGACGTGATCGAGATCCACCCCGCCTACGAGGAGGTCGGGCTGCGGATCGAGCTGTTCGGCGACCAGGTGGACCGGATCACCGAGATCGACCCGCTCACGGGGAAGACGCGGCGGCTCCTCACGAGCACGGCGATCTATCCCGCGAAGCACTTCGTGACCCAGCCGGAGAAACTGGAGCGGGGGCTCGCGGCGATCCGCGAGGAGCTGGCCGAGCGGCTCGCGGTCTTCCAGAGCGAGGGGAAGCTGCTCGAGGCGCAGCGGCTCAAGATGCGGACCGAGTACGACATGGAGATGCTGCGCGAGATCGGCACCTGCGCGGGCGTGGAGAACTACTCGCGGCCGCTGTCCGGGCGCGCGCCCGGCGAGCGACCCCAGTGCCTGATCGACTATTTCCCGGACGACTTCCTGCTCATCATCGACGAGTCGCACGTGACGGTGCCGCAGATCGGCGGCATGTACGAGGGGGACCGCTCACGCAAGCAGACGCTGGTGGACTACGGATTCCGCCTCCCGTCGGCGCTCGACAACCGGCCGCTCCGCTACGACGAGTTCGAGGCCCTGATCGACCAGGTGATTTTCGTCTCCGCGACGCCTTCCGCCTACGAGCTGCAGAAGTCGGGCGGCGTGATCGTGGAGCAGATCATCCGGCCCACGGGGCTGATCGACCCCCAGG
The window above is part of the Candidatus Binatia bacterium genome. Proteins encoded here:
- the uvrB gene encoding excinuclease ABC subunit UvrB, yielding MVDRDAPASSFKLHAPYDPRGDQPRAIRELTEGVRRGDRFQTLLGVTGSGKTFTMANVIAAANRPTLVISHNKTLAAQLYGEFKSFFPENAVGYFVSYYDYYQPEAYVPQTNTYIEKDASINDDIDRLRLHATSALLERRDVVIVASVSCIYGLGSPEDFQRERLFIQLGETVTRERILEHLVHSQYKRGDLELARGTFRARGDVIEIHPAYEEVGLRIELFGDQVDRITEIDPLTGKTRRLLTSTAIYPAKHFVTQPEKLERGLAAIREELAERLAVFQSEGKLLEAQRLKMRTEYDMEMLREIGTCAGVENYSRPLSGRAPGERPQCLIDYFPDDFLLIIDESHVTVPQIGGMYEGDRSRKQTLVDYGFRLPSALDNRPLRYDEFEALIDQVIFVSATPSAYELQKSGGVIVEQIIRPTGLIDPQVEVRPTRGQIDDLLEEIKKRVEVGERVLVTTLTKRMAEDLTEYLFQAGVRVRYIHSDIDAIGRMEVLRALRLQKVDVLVGINLLREGLDLPEVSLVAILDADKEGFLRSETSLIQTAGRAARHIRGQVLLYADHVTGAMRRALEEMNRRREAQVQYNAENGITPMTIVKSVEEVMRTTSVADAAGAPSVEELLPARALDLDREGLMEVLEREMLEAASREEFELAAVFRDRLDELRLGGGKEGTRAARSDRTADGAPGSDGGRRGRGRDHRRRR